The sequence GCTCTACGAAGGCGACAACGACATCAACAGCGGCATGACCCCCTTCGAAGTTGCCCGCGACTTCCTCACCTTCGCGACGAAGGTACACGAGCAAGATCCCGCCATCCGCATCTACGTCATCTCCATCAAGCCCAGCACCAAACGGGCGGGCGTGCTGGCCGACTCGCTCAAGGCCAACTCCATCATCGAGACCCTCTGCCTGCAGGACCCGCGCTTCGTCTTCGTAGACGTCATGACACCCCTGCTCGGCCCGCAAGGAGAGCTGATCGCCGACTACTACGTGGAAGACGGCGTACACCTCAACCAAGCCGGCTACGACGTCTGGGCTCGAGCCATCCGCAACGTGATCGTACCCTTGGAACGGGCACACGAGAAAGAGTAACGCGTAGGGCTGGCGCTCGCGCCACGCCGCAACTTCCAAATCCTGCAATGCGGCGCGTCGCAAGCGACGGCCCTACAAATAAAAGCTCCTGTGGGAAGCGACCTTGCGTCGCGATTTCCTGCCTGATCAATCGCGACGCAAGGTCGCTTCCCACAACCACAAAAAGCGTATCGAACAAATCGATACGCCTTTTGAAGTTTGTAAACCTTCGCGTTGCTCGCTTAGAGCGGGAGCGTGGTTTCGCCCATGAGGTGCATGTCCACCGCGCGTGCCGCGCCGCGACCTTCGTTGATCGCCCAAACGATGAGGCTCTGACCGCGACGGGCGTCACCCGCTGCGAAGATGCCGTCGACGCTGGTGGCGTACTTGCCGTAAGCTGCCTTGGCGTTGCTGCGCTCGTCGGTTTCGACGCCGAGCTGCTCGATGATGGTTTGCTCTGGTCCGAGGAAGCCCATGGCGAGAAGAGCGAGCTGAGCTGGCACTTCCTTTTCGCTACCGGGAACTTCAGCCGGGATGAAGCGTCCTTCTGGATTCTTCTTCCACTCGACTTCTACCGTCTTGAGAGCGCGGAGGTTGCCGTCTGCGTCACCGAGGAATTCCTTGGTCATGACCAAGTACTGGCGAGGATCTTCGCCTTGCTTGGCGATCGCTTCTTCTTGGCCGTAGTCGACCTTGAGCACGCGTGCGTACTGCGGCCACTCGTTGCCAGGAGCGCGTTCTTCGCTGGGGCGAGGCATGATTTCGAGCTGGATAACGCTCTCGCACTCGTGGCGTAGGGACGTACCCACACAGTCAGTACCGGTGTCACCGCCGCCGATGACGACGACGTTCTTGCCCTTGGCGGAAATGTAGTTGCCGTCGGCGTGCTTGGAATCGAGCAAGCTCTTGGTGTTTGCTCCGAGGAACTCCATGGCGAAGTGAACGCCCTTGAGCTCGCGGCCGGGAACGGGAAGGTCACGTGGCTTGGTGGCGCCCGTACAGATGACCACGGAATCGTAGTCGTCCTTCAGGCGAGTCGCGGTGATGTCCTTGCCGATCTCCACTCCGCAACGGAATTGGATACCTTCGTCTTCCAGCAACTTGATGCGGCGCAGGACCACGTCCTTCTCGAGCTTCATGTTCGGGATGCCGTACATGAGAAGTCCGCCCGGACGATCGGCACGCTCGTAAACGACAACCGTGTGACCCGCTTGGTTCAGCTGGTCAGCGCAAGCGAGGCCTGCAGGACCGGAACCAACTACGGCCACCTTCTTGCCTGTGCGCTTGGCTGGCGGCTTGGCTTCCACCCAACCCATTTCGAAAGCACGGTCGATAATGGAAACTTCGTGGTGCTTGATGGTGACCGGCTTCTGGTTGATGCCGAGCACGCACGAGCTTTCACACGGAGCCGGACAAACGCGGCCGGTGAACTCGGGGAAGTTGTTGGTCTTCATGAGACGCCCGAAAGCGTCCTTCCAACGGCCCTTGTACACCAAGTGATTCCACTCGGGGATCAGGTTGTTGACGGGGCAGCCAGCGATGCCGGTGAAGTGCTGCGAATCGCCTGCGTGGCAAAACGGTACACCGCAATCCATACAACGAGCAGCCTGGGCCTTGATCTCGTTTTCCGGCATTTCTTCGTGCACTTCGTTCCAGTCGCCGAGGCGAAGGATTGGGTCACGATCGGTCGCGTTCTGGCGGTCTTGTTCTAGAAATCCTGTAGGTTTTCCCATGGTCTGTATTCTCCTTCGGGTGTCTTGTTAGCTTCGGGTTATGCCATGGAGGCGAGGTGCATGTCGAAGGCTTCCACCGCGACGTCGTATTCGTTATCGAACTTGTTCGTGGCGCGGGCCTTGTCCATGAGCTCGAGCATGCGCTCGTAGTCGGTTGGCATCACGAGAACGAACTTGGCCAGCGAGGCGTCCCAATCTTCCAGCAGCTCGCGAGCTACGTCGGAATCGGTTTCCTTGAGGTGACGCTCGACGAGGCCCTTCAGTTCCGCCTTGTGCTCTTCCTTTTCGACGGAGCCGAGGCGAACCATCTCCATGTTGCACTTGGCTGGGAAGCTTCCGTCGCGGTCGAGAACGTAAGCCACGCCGCCGGACATACCGGCTGCGAAGTTACGGCCCGTTTCGCCGAGGATCACCGCGCGGCCACCGGTCATGTATTCACAACCGTGATCGCCGACGCCTTCCACAACCGCCGTCACGCCGGAGTTACGAACGCAGAAGCGCTCGCCCGCCATACCGCGGATGAAGGCTTGGCCATCCGTACCGCCGAAGAAAGCGACGTTACCGATGATCACGTTTTCACGCGCCTTGAACGGAGCTGCCTTGTCTGGGTAGACGACCAGCGTTCCGCCCGAGAGGCCCTTGCCGAAGTAGTCGTTGGAGTCGCCCTCAAGCTCGAAGCGAACACCCTTCGCGGTGAATACGCCGAAACTCTGACCAGCGGAGCCGTGGAACTTCACGTCGATGGTGCCTTCCGGCAAACCGTCGCCCTTGTAGATCTTGGAAATCTCGTTGGAGAGCATGGCGCCCACCGAACGGTCTGTATTCACAATCTCATACGATAGCTTAACCGGCTCGCAGTCCGCCAAGGAAGCGGCCGCGTCCTTGATGAGCTTGCGGTCGATGATGTCGTGGATGAGGTGCTTCTGCTCGATCGTCTGGTACAAGCTGTCGCCTTCGTAGGCTTCCTGCTTGAAGAGGATCGGCGAGAGGTCGACGTTCTTGTACTTCCAGTGGTCGACGTCTTCGCGGAACTCGAGGCACTGGCTCTGGCCGACCATTTCGTCAACGGTGCGGAAACCGAGCTCAGCCATGATTTCGCGGAGACCTTCAGCCATCATGGTGAAGAAGTTGACAACGTGCTCAACCTTGCCGCGGTAACGGCTGCGGAGCTCGCGGTTCTGCGTAGCAACGCCGACCGGACATGTATTCAAGTGACACTTACGCATCATGATACAACCTTCAACGATGAGGGCCGCTGTGGCGCTTCCCCATTCTTCCGCGCCGAGGAGCGTAGCGATCGCCAAGTCGCGAGGCGTCTTGAGCTGACCATCCGTCTGTACGACGATACGGCTACGGAGACGGTTGCGAACGAGCGTCTGGTGGGTTTCGGCAAGGCCGAGTTCCCATGGAAGACCAGCGTGCTTGATGGAGCTGAGCGGCGAAGCGCCCGTACCACCGTCGTATCCAGCGATCAATACAACGTCCGCATATCCCTTGCAAACACCGGCAGCGATCGTGCCAACGCCCGCTTCGGAAACGAGCTTCACGTTGATACGCGCATCGCGGTTGGCGTTCTTCAAGTCGTAGATGAGCTGGGCCAAGTCCTCGATCGAGTAGATGTCGTGGTGAGGCGGTGGAGAAATGAGGCCCACACCTGGAGTGGAGCCACGCGTCTTGCCGATCCACGCGTCGACCTTGTGGCCGGGCAGCTGACCGCCTTCACCTGGCTTCGCGCCCTGAGCCATCTTGATCTGCAGCTCGTCCGCGTTGGTGAGGTAGTAGGAGTTAACGCCGAAACGTCCGGAAGCGACCTGCTTGATAGCGGAACGCATGGAGTCGCCGTTGGCCTCTGGCGTGAAACGGATTGGGTCTTCGCCCCCTTCGCCGGAGTTGGACTTGCCGCCGAGACGGTTCATCGCGATCGCGAGCGTGGTGTGCGCTTCCCAAGAGATCGATCCGAAGGACATCGCTCCAGTCGCGAAGCGCTTGAAGATCTTTTCTGCGGGTTCGACTTCGTCGAGCGGGATGCTGCGGCGGTCCGACTTGAACTTCATCAAGCCGCGCAAGGTGTAAGCTTCCTTGGACTGGTCGTCGATGTTGCGAGCGTATTCGCGGAAGACGTCCACGTTGTTGGTCGCAGTCGCTTGCTGGAGCAGGCGGATGGTGGTCGGGTTGAAGAGGTGACGCTCTCCGTCCTTACGCCATGCGTAGCTGCCGCCGGACTCGAGCTCGTCTTCGTCGAAGATGTCGTTGTCCTTCGGGAAACCGGCGCGGTGCTTGGCAAGCGCTTCCGCTGCGATTTGGTCCATGCCGATACCTTCGATACGGCTAACGGTGCCGGCGAAGTACTTGTCGATGACCTTCTTGTTGATGCCGAGCGCTTCGAAGATCTGGGCGCCTTGGTAAGACTGCAGGGTCGAGATCCCCATCTTGGAGAAGATCTTGAGCAGACCGCTGTTCACCGCCTTGCAGTAACGCTTGTAGAGGGTCTCGTCGTCGAATGTCGCGTCCACTACGCCTTCGTCGCGCAGGGCGGCGAGGGTTTCGAGGGCGAGGTAAGGATTAACCGCTGCCGCGCCGTAACCAACGAGGGTTGCAACGTGGTGGGTTTCCCAAACGTCACCGGCTTCGACCACGATTTCCGCGTCCGCGCGGAGACCCTTGCGAATGAGGTGGTGGTGTACGGCGCCGGTCGCGAGCAGCGAAGGCACGGGAGCGTGGTCGCTGTCTATGCTGCGGTGCGAAAGGATGATGATCTGATAGCCTTCGATGGCCGCGTCCGCGGCATCGCGGCAAATGCGTTCGAGGGCATGCTCGAGGGCGCCTTCCTTGCCGTTGGCCGGGAAGGTACAGTCGATAGCGCGAGCCTGAAAATGGTCATGGTCGATATACTTGATCTTGAGCAGGTCCTCGCTGGAGAGGACGGGCTGGCGGATCTCGATCTTATGGCAATGGCGAGGCGTCTCGGAGAGGAGATTGACCGAACCGCCGATGTAGCTCTGCAGCGACATGACCATCTCTTCGCGGATCGGGTCGATCGGAGGATTGGTTACCTGGGCGAAGAGTTGCTTGAAGTAGTTGGAGAGGTGCTGCGGCTTGTCGGAAAGGACAGCCAACGGGTTGTCGGCACCCATGGAGCCAAGCGGTTCCTTGGCAGTGCCCACCATGCCGGCGAGAATGAGGTTGAGATCTTCCTCGGTGTAGCCAAAGGCCTTCTGGCGGTTTTGCAGCTTGTACTTGCTTTTGGGAGTCACCGTAATCTCTGCCTCGGGTAGCTCTTCAAGGGTGATCTTGTGATCCTTGAGCCACTCGCCGTAAGGCTGACGGGAGCTGATGTCCTGCTTGACCTCTTCGTCGGAAATGATGCGGCCTTGGGCGAGGTCAGCGATAAAGATCTTGCCGGGCTGGAGGCGTCCCTTGCGAACGACCTTGGACTGGTCGACCTTCAAGCTGCCGGTCTCGGAGCCCATGACGAGCATGTCGTCGTCGGTAACCAGGAAGCGGGAAGGACGCAGACCGTTGCGGTCGAGGGTCGCGCCGATGACGTTGCCATCGGTGAAAGAGATGGAGGCTGGACCGTCCCATGGCTCCATGATGCAGGAGTGGTACTCGTAGAAGGCACGCTTGATGGGGTCCATGTCTTCTTGCTTCTGCCACGCCTCTGGAATTGCCATCATCATGACGTGGGCGAGCGGACGACCGCTGAGCACGAGCAGCTCGATCACCATGTCGAGGTTGGCCGAGTCGGACATGTGGCTGTCGCAGATCGGGTGGAGCATCTTGAGCTCCTCCTTGGTGAAGTTGCTGGTCTCGAGCAGCACTTCGCGAGCGCGCATCCAGTTGATGTTGCCGCGAACCGTGTTGATCTCACCGTTGTGGGAGAGAAAACGGAAGGGCTGCGCCAAACGCCACGCCGGGAAAGTGTTGGTCGAGAAGCGGGAGTGGAACATCGCCAAAGCGGAAACCACCTTCTCGTTCTGCAGGTCGAGGTAGTACTCGCGCACCTGAGCCGTGGTGAGCTGGCCCTTGTAGGTGATGGTGCGAGCCGACATCGAAATGATGTAGAAGTCGTCGCCGATGCCGCTCACGGTTTCGCGAGCGAGGTGGATCGAGTAGTTGCGAGCGACGTACAGCTTGCGCTCGAAGCCTTCCGCGTCGAGATCCTCGGGCTTGGCCACGAAGACTTGCTCCACGTTTGGCTCAGTGTCGAGGGACGCCTGGCCGAGGCCGGAGTTGTCGCGAGGAACCTCGCGGTAGCAGATGACCTCCAGGCCGAGGGTTTCGAGGTTGCGGTTGAGCAGCTCGCGGCACTCTTCGCGCTTCGCTTCGTCCTTGGGGAAGAAAATCATGCCCACGCCGTAGTCGCCGGCT comes from Pelagicoccus enzymogenes and encodes:
- a CDS encoding glutamate synthase subunit beta codes for the protein MGKPTGFLEQDRQNATDRDPILRLGDWNEVHEEMPENEIKAQAARCMDCGVPFCHAGDSQHFTGIAGCPVNNLIPEWNHLVYKGRWKDAFGRLMKTNNFPEFTGRVCPAPCESSCVLGINQKPVTIKHHEVSIIDRAFEMGWVEAKPPAKRTGKKVAVVGSGPAGLACADQLNQAGHTVVVYERADRPGGLLMYGIPNMKLEKDVVLRRIKLLEDEGIQFRCGVEIGKDITATRLKDDYDSVVICTGATKPRDLPVPGRELKGVHFAMEFLGANTKSLLDSKHADGNYISAKGKNVVVIGGGDTGTDCVGTSLRHECESVIQLEIMPRPSEERAPGNEWPQYARVLKVDYGQEEAIAKQGEDPRQYLVMTKEFLGDADGNLRALKTVEVEWKKNPEGRFIPAEVPGSEKEVPAQLALLAMGFLGPEQTIIEQLGVETDERSNAKAAYGKYATSVDGIFAAGDARRGQSLIVWAINEGRGAARAVDMHLMGETTLPL
- the gltB gene encoding glutamate synthase large subunit, which translates into the protein MIDNQEEKKGLYCPELERDSCGIGFVANLKGRKSHDVIENALVMLTNMEHRGGTGYDVCCGDGAGLLIQVPHAFLKEDLAKRDISLPQAGDYGVGMIFFPKDEAKREECRELLNRNLETLGLEVICYREVPRDNSGLGQASLDTEPNVEQVFVAKPEDLDAEGFERKLYVARNYSIHLARETVSGIGDDFYIISMSARTITYKGQLTTAQVREYYLDLQNEKVVSALAMFHSRFSTNTFPAWRLAQPFRFLSHNGEINTVRGNINWMRAREVLLETSNFTKEELKMLHPICDSHMSDSANLDMVIELLVLSGRPLAHVMMMAIPEAWQKQEDMDPIKRAFYEYHSCIMEPWDGPASISFTDGNVIGATLDRNGLRPSRFLVTDDDMLVMGSETGSLKVDQSKVVRKGRLQPGKIFIADLAQGRIISDEEVKQDISSRQPYGEWLKDHKITLEELPEAEITVTPKSKYKLQNRQKAFGYTEEDLNLILAGMVGTAKEPLGSMGADNPLAVLSDKPQHLSNYFKQLFAQVTNPPIDPIREEMVMSLQSYIGGSVNLLSETPRHCHKIEIRQPVLSSEDLLKIKYIDHDHFQARAIDCTFPANGKEGALEHALERICRDAADAAIEGYQIIILSHRSIDSDHAPVPSLLATGAVHHHLIRKGLRADAEIVVEAGDVWETHHVATLVGYGAAAVNPYLALETLAALRDEGVVDATFDDETLYKRYCKAVNSGLLKIFSKMGISTLQSYQGAQIFEALGINKKVIDKYFAGTVSRIEGIGMDQIAAEALAKHRAGFPKDNDIFDEDELESGGSYAWRKDGERHLFNPTTIRLLQQATATNNVDVFREYARNIDDQSKEAYTLRGLMKFKSDRRSIPLDEVEPAEKIFKRFATGAMSFGSISWEAHTTLAIAMNRLGGKSNSGEGGEDPIRFTPEANGDSMRSAIKQVASGRFGVNSYYLTNADELQIKMAQGAKPGEGGQLPGHKVDAWIGKTRGSTPGVGLISPPPHHDIYSIEDLAQLIYDLKNANRDARINVKLVSEAGVGTIAAGVCKGYADVVLIAGYDGGTGASPLSSIKHAGLPWELGLAETHQTLVRNRLRSRIVVQTDGQLKTPRDLAIATLLGAEEWGSATAALIVEGCIMMRKCHLNTCPVGVATQNRELRSRYRGKVEHVVNFFTMMAEGLREIMAELGFRTVDEMVGQSQCLEFREDVDHWKYKNVDLSPILFKQEAYEGDSLYQTIEQKHLIHDIIDRKLIKDAAASLADCEPVKLSYEIVNTDRSVGAMLSNEISKIYKGDGLPEGTIDVKFHGSAGQSFGVFTAKGVRFELEGDSNDYFGKGLSGGTLVVYPDKAAPFKARENVIIGNVAFFGGTDGQAFIRGMAGERFCVRNSGVTAVVEGVGDHGCEYMTGGRAVILGETGRNFAAGMSGGVAYVLDRDGSFPAKCNMEMVRLGSVEKEEHKAELKGLVERHLKETDSDVARELLEDWDASLAKFVLVMPTDYERMLELMDKARATNKFDNEYDVAVEAFDMHLASMA
- a CDS encoding GDSL-type esterase/lipase family protein gives rise to the protein MLRIPTLATAILAVSTLIALPSWKATAEPLPFAKEIAAFETRRQESPPADGSILCIGSSSMRMWADRMDADLAPLSLVKLGFGGSKFKDAIAHFDSLVAPYNPRAILLYEGDNDINSGMTPFEVARDFLTFATKVHEQDPAIRIYVISIKPSTKRAGVLADSLKANSIIETLCLQDPRFVFVDVMTPLLGPQGELIADYYVEDGVHLNQAGYDVWARAIRNVIVPLERAHEKE